One Candidatus Abawacabacteria bacterium DNA window includes the following coding sequences:
- the rpmG gene encoding 50S ribosomal protein L33, producing MAKKTNRNWVTLEYAFARTDGSKGKERIYVTTKNKKNTQDKLSLKKFSKVARKHVEFIETKGK from the coding sequence ATGGCAAAGAAGACAAATCGTAACTGGGTGACTCTAGAATATGCTTTCGCACGAACTGATGGCAGCAAAGGCAAAGAACGCATTTATGTCACCACAAAAAATAAGAAAAACACTCAAGACAAATTAAGTTTGAAGAAATTTTCTAAAGTAGCTCGCAAACACGTCGAATTTATTGAGACGAAAGGTAAATAA